A DNA window from Hordeum vulgare subsp. vulgare chromosome 1H, MorexV3_pseudomolecules_assembly, whole genome shotgun sequence contains the following coding sequences:
- the LOC123438072 gene encoding RING-H2 finger protein ATL39-like, whose product MATAAHARRLAPSRDDPLAAPTSGKSQFDLSSGAATAVVFLSIVLCFILLCTYCRCARQRAMAAARGGRAMRHGFPSALLRPADGAALPVVRYADAGAYAGAKKGQQPEGDCPVCLEAFGDDDGVKVVPACGHVFHAPCIDRWLDVRNSCPVCRCVVVCYYADHAGPDAGHDGDDQEIVLERVVAMIEAIREEEAAARRAPATARAGG is encoded by the coding sequence ATGGCCACGGCGGCGCACGCGAGACGGCTGGCGCCCTCGCGCGACGACCCTTTGGCCGCCCCGACGTCGGGCAAGTCTCAGTTCGACCTCTCGTCGGGGGCGGCCACGGCCGTGGTGTTCCTCTCCATCGTGCTCTGCTTCATCCTGCTCTGCACCTACTGCCGCTGCGCTCGGCAGCGGGCCATGGCGGCCGCGCGCGGCGGCCGTGCCATGCGCCACGGCTTCCCGAGCGCCCTCCTCCGCCCAGCCGACGGCGCGGCGCTCCCCGTGGTGCGCTACGCCGACGCCGGCGCTTACGCTGGCGCCAAGAAGGGGCAGCAGCCCGAGGGGGACTGCCCCGTCTGCCTCGAGGCcttcggcgacgacgacggcgtcaAGGTCGTCCCGGCGTGCGGCCACGTCTTCCACGCCCCCTGCATCGACCGGTGGCTCGACGTGCGCAACTCATGCCCCGTCTGCCGGTGCGTCGTGGTCTGCTACTACGCCGACCACGCAGGCCCGGATGCCGGCCACGACGGCGACGACCAGGAGATCGTCCTGGAGCGCGTGGTCGCCATGATCGAAGCGATAAGAGAAGAGGAGGCCGCGGCGAGGCGCGCGCCGGCGACCGCGAGGGCGGGCGGGTGA
- the LOC123399341 gene encoding myosin-2-like, whose amino-acid sequence MDESGDAGRGGRGGGRSKLNGGRSSVRLGVRMEFRFSSFHAVQVPVVSDRLLITITSVDSGKTIAKSSKAAALNGTCQWHDSILQTIRFPKDEVSQEFQECQCKIVVSMGSTRTAILGEAYLNLTNYLSSSDFTDISLPLKRCNSGTVLQLKIQCLGAKSKSSEKSWKGLSSSLKDSSPTNDEMDKKPNVFDIMLKLNKGAQSLSENHLEDDYEDKSGNRDASFSASKSHGDDSSKHHLDTSEEKLEELRNAAKMWERHSRKLKIERKTLKNECADKSKQQAELERQLSASLSEQNSLRQEIEHVTDQLNKTQETNLELLSILQELEETIELQRVEMSKLPQASDVADHEVSKSESTVQEAADWARILSIKEDEITVLREKLNRVLKMENADGAHPDAIYLELEKENDFLKVKIQELENDCSELTEENLGLIYKLKEASGVGKEEDPCISNSEEMPDVGSPTYKIKYLESKCADLELNLQNFRSEFSGLEEKFQKSQEELQEKTLELSELREKLSHATELEGADTGSSRHYRLRSGEPDDTETDLDVLKRTVQLKEQEIDGLQHCTREMENTIADIQKEKSQLEERLAASLQESSMTSKCLDEAHEDLVLTSSVDSHVSANEVLETKISELVRTVQLKEQEIDGLQHCAREMENTIADIQKEKSQLEERLAASLQESSMTSKCLDEVHEDLVLTSSVDSHVSANEVLETKISELVRTVQLKEQEIDGLQHCAREMENTIADIQKEKSQLEERLAASLQESSMTSKCLDEVHEDLVLTSSVDSHVSANEVLETKISELVRTVQLKEQEIDGLQHCAREMENTIADIQKEKSQLEERLAASLQESSMTSKCLDEAREDLVLTSSVDSHVSANEVLETKISELVRTVMLKEQEIDGLQHCTREMENTVADIQKEKSQLEERLAASLEESSMTSKWLDEARKDLLVLTSSADSHVSGNEVLETKISELAHTVMLKEQEIDGLQHCTREMENTIADIQKEKSQLEERLAASLEESSMTSKWLGEAREDLIVLTSSVDSHVSANEVLETKINELARTVMLKEQEIDGLQHCTTELENSISDIQKEKDQLEERLAASLEESSMTSRCLVEARKDIVVLTSSVDSHVSANEVLETKINELVRTVMLKEQEIDGLQHCTTEIENTISDIQKEKDQLEERLASSLEESSMISKCLDEAREDLLVLNSSVDSYASANKVLETKISELESRRVELELLVTKLEQENIEFSEFISELEAQLTTLTSEEESTKLEMDYSISLIANLKDLVEHQQAEMEVQKLEMKQKHLESQTRLSEVQEDSEVLRRSNAKLQATIDSVAEECSSLQTLTADLKKQKLELHDHCAQLEQQLDQSKRKTMDLFETAEFLEAKLSTLQKEVTLKEQSLLSELENIFQEHKEHEERINSAHFLLHKIENEKIGEVKNLEREVMSLNAQLSSTDGERESAALDSIHEVSILRADKAKLEANLEDVSAQMRHYQSQLEDLRTESKTKIKGLIDSLNASKHNEETLTTDVEHMTRLMEAARSNEENLRKTSDELELKYKSSDYEKQQVMEEISGLKIQVNKMASIQDEVFKLQSSLDHAKFEKAKLEELLQSLSEECEELKVQKAMLTDKVSCIQRTLHDADEENRRKSTQAKLAVNKGNDDAANDNGGTHVNEDPDIHSKLELLETRLADVLEENKSYRAQLQSPIGEGQLGSRDEKDNKDGSRIAQLESELKDMQDRLLNVSMQYAEVEAQREELVMELKSATARKGRWF is encoded by the exons ATGGACGAATCCGGAGAcgcggggaggggagggaggggcggCGGGAGGTCGAAGCTGAATGGGGGCCGCTCGTCGGTTCGGCTCGGCGTGCGGATGGAGTTCAGGTTCTCCAGCTTCCACGCCGTTCAG GTACCAGTGGTATCAGACAGGCTGCTCATTACAATCACGTCAGTAGACAGTGGAAAAACAATCGCCAAGTCAAGTAAAGCGGCTGCTCTTAATGGAACCTGTCAATGGCATGACTCCATCCTGCAAACAATCCGGTTTCCTAAAGATGAAGTGTCACAAGAATTTCAGGAGTGTCAGTGCAAGATTGTTGTTTCCATG GGATCAACAAGAACTGCTATTCTTGGGGAAGCGTACCTAAATTTGACGAACTATCTCAGTTCATCAGACTTCACTGACATCTCTTTGCCATTGAAGAGGTGCAATTCTGGCACAGTTTTACAG cttAAGATTCAATGTCTTGGCGCAAAATCTAAATCAAG TGAGAAATCATGGAAAGGGCTATCTTCTAGTCTGAAGGACTCTAGTCCAACCAATGATGAGATGGACAAAAAGCCAAACGTCTTTGACATTATGTTGAAGTTGAACAAGGGTGCTCAGTCTTTGTCAGAAAATCATttagaagatgattatgaagacaAATCTGGAAATAGG GATGCAAGTTTCTCAGCATCAAAATCTCATGGTGATGATTCATCCAAACATCACCTTGACACCTCCGAAGAAAAACTTGAGGAATTACGTAACGCGGCAAAAATGTGGGAGAGACATTCTCGCAAGTTGAAAATTGAACGGAAGACATTGAAGAATGAGTGTGCTGACAAATCCAAGCAACAGGCTGAGCTTGAACGGCAACTTTCTGCTTCACTTTCTGAACAGAATTCCTTGAGGCAAGAGATTGAACACGTAACAGACCAACTGAACAAGACCCAAGAGACCAATTTAGAGCTTCTTTCCATTCTCCAAGAACTAGAAGAAACTATAGAACTACAGAGAGTGGAAATGTCCAAACTTCCCCAAGCAAGTGATGTGGCTGATCACGAGGTCTCCAAAAGCGAATCCACAGTTCAAGAAGCTGCAGACTGGGCTAGAATACTGTCAATAAAAGAAGATGAAATCACAGTATTGAGGGAGAAATTGAACCGTGTTCTCAAAATGGAGAATGCAGATGGTGCACACCCAGATGCTATTTATCTTGAATTGGAAAAAGAAAATGATTTTTTGAAGGTCAAAATACAGGAGCTTGAGAATGACTGTTCTGAATTAACGGAGGAAAATTTGGGGCTTATATACAAGTTGAAAGAAGCGAGTGGGGTGGGGAAAGAAGAGGATCCCTGCATTTCTAATAGTGAAGAAATGCCCGATGTGGGAAGCCCAACATATAAGATAAAATACCTAGAGAGCAAATGTGCTGACCTTGAGTTGAATCTGCAGAATTTTAGGTCAGAGTTCAGTGGTCTAGAAGAGAAGTTCCAGAAAAGCCAAGAAGAGTTACAAGAGAAAACACTTGAATTATCTGAGCTGAGGGAAAAGCTCTCCCATGCCACTGAGCTGGAGGGGGCAGACACTGGTAGTTCAAGACATTACAGACTGAGAAGTGGAGAACCTGATGATACTGAAACTGACTTAGATGTGTTGAAGCGTACAGTTCAGCTGAAAGAACAAGAGATCGATGGTTTGCAACACTGTACGAGAGAAATGGAGAACACCATTGCTGATATTCAGAAAGAGAAGAGTCAGTTAGAGGAACGTTTGGCAGCATCACTTCAAGAAagtagcatgacttcaaaatgcTTGGATGAAGCGCATGAAGATCTCGTGCTTACCAGCAGTGTAGATTCCCATGTTTCTGCCAATGAGGTTCTCGAAACAAAGATCAGTGAGCTTGTGCGTACAGTTCAGCTGAAAGAACAGGAGATCGATGGTTTGCAACATTGTGCGAGAGAAATGGAGAACACCATTGCTGATATTCAGAAAGAGAAGAGCCAGTTAGAGGAACGTTTGGCAGCATCACTTCAAGAAagtagcatgacttcaaaatgcTTGGATGAAGTGCATGAAGATCTCGTGCTTACCAGCAGTGTAGATTCCCATGTTTCTGCCAATGAGGTTCTCGAAACAAAGATCAGTGAGCTTGTGCGTACAGTTCAGCTGAAAGAACAGGAGATCGATGGTTTGCAACATTGTGCGAGAGAAATGGAGAACACCATTGCTGATATTCAGAAAGAGAAGAGTCAGTTAGAGGAACGTTTGGCAGCATCACTTCAAGAAagtagcatgacttcaaaatgcTTGGATGAAGTGCATGAAGATCTCGTGCTTACCAGCAGTGTAGATTCCCATGTTTCTGCCAATGAGGTTCTCGAAACAAAGATCAGTGAGCTTGTGCGTACAGTTCAGCTGAAAGAACAGGAGATCGATGGTTTGCAACATTGTGCGAGAGAAATGGAGAACACCATTGCTGATATTCAGAAAGAGAAGAGTCAGTTAGAGGAACGTTTGGCAGCATCACTTCAAGAAagtagcatgacttcaaaatgcTTGGATGAAGCGCGTGAAGATCTCGTGCTTACCAGCAGTGTAGATTCCCATGTTTCTGCCAATGAGGTTCTCGAAACAAAGATCAGTGAGCTTGTGCGTACAGTTATGCTGAAAGAACAGGAGATCGATGGTTTGCAACATTGTACTAGAGAAATGGAGAACACCGTTGCTGATATTCAGAAGGAGAAGAGTCAGTTAGAGGAACGTTTGGCAGCATCACTTGAAGAAagtagcatgacttcaaaatgGTTGGATGAAGCGCGTAAAGATCTCCTTGTGCTTACCAGCAGTGCAGATTCCCATGTTTCTGGCAATGAGGTTCTTGAAACAAAGATCAGTGAGCTTGCGCATACTGTTATGCTGAAAGAACAGGAGATCGATGGTTTGCAACATTGTACTAGAGAAATGGAGAACACCATTGCTGATATTCAGAAGGAGAAGAGTCAGTTAGAGGAACGTTTGGCAGCATCACTTGAAGAAagtagcatgacttcaaaatgGTTGGGTGAAGCGCGGgaagatctcattgtgcttaccaGCAGTGTAGATTCCCATGTTTCTGCCAATGAGGTTCTCGAAACAAAGATCAATGAGCTTGCGCGTACAGTTATGCTGAAAGAACAGGAGATCGATGGTTTGCAACATTGTACGACAGAATTGGAGAACTCTATTTCTGATATtcagaaggagaaggatcagctAGAGGAACGTTTGGCGGCATCACTTGAAGAAAGTAGCATGACTTCAAGATGCTTGGTTGAAGCACGGAAAGACATCGTTGTGCTTACCAGCAGTGTAGATTCCCATGTTTCTGCAAATGAGGTTCTCGAAACAAAGATCAATGAGCTTGTGCGTACAGTTATGCTGAAAGAACAGGAGATTGATGGTTTGCAACATTGTACGACAGAAATTGAGAACACTATTTCTGATATccagaaggagaaggatcagctAGAGGAACGTCTGGCGTCATCACTTGAAGAAAGTAGCATGATTTCAAAATGCTTGGATGAAGCGCGAGAAGATCTCCTTGTGCTTAACAGTAGCGTAGATTCTTATGCTTCTGCCAATAAGGTTCTCGAAACAAAGATTAGCGAGCTTGAAAGCCGCAGAGTTGAACTAGAGTTGCTTGTAACAAagctggaacaagagaatattgAGTTTTCAGAGTTCATATCTGAACTAGAGGCTCAGTTGACTACTCTCACAAGTGAAGAGGAGTCAACCAAGCTAGAAATGGATTATTCTATATCACTTATCGCAAATCTTAAGGATTTAGTAGAACATCAGcaagcagaaatggaagttcaaaAGCTGGAAATGAAGCAAAAGCATTTGGAGTCCCAGACTAGATTGTCAGAAGTACAAGAGGATTCGGAGGTTCtaagaagatcaaatgcaaagctaCAGGCCACAATTGATAGTGTTGCGGAAGAATGCAGTTCTCTTCAGACTCTAACAGCTGACCTAAAGAAGCAGAAGCTGGAATTACATGATCATTGTGCACAGCTGGAGCAGCAATTAGATCAATCAAAAAGGAAGACAATGGATTTGTTCGAAACAGCGGAGTTCCTAGAGGCAAAACTCTCTACGCTTCAAAAAGAGGTAACTTTAAAAGAGCAATCTTTGCTTTCAGAGTTGGAGAATATATTCCAGGAGCACAAGGAACATGAAGAAAGGATAAATAGTGCACATTTTCTTTTACACAagatagagaatgaaaagattggTGAAGTGAAGAATCTTGAGAGGGAGGTCATGAGCCTTAATGCACAGCTGTCCTCCACAGACGGGGAGCGAGAAAGTGCCGCCTTGGATAGCATACACGAGGTCTCCATCCTGCGAGCAGACAAGGCTAAACTTGAGGCTAACCTTGAAGATGTCAGTGCACAGATGAGACATTATCAGTCTCAGTTGGAAGATCTTCGTACAGAGTCTAAAACCAAAATTAAAGGCCTGATTGATTCACTTAACGCATCCAAACATAATGAGGAAACGCTGACAACAGATGTTGAGCATATGACAAGATTGATGGAAGCTGCTAGATCCAATGAAGAAAACTTAAGGAAAACTTCAGACGAACTAGAGTTGAAGTATAAATCCAGTGATTACGAGAAACAGCAAGTAATGGAGGAAATTTCTGGACTAAAAATCCAGGTTAACAAAATGGCAAGCATCCAAGATGAAGTTTTCAAACTACAAAGTTCACTTGATCATGCTAAGTTTGAAAAGGCAAAATTAGAAGAGCTTCTGCAGTCACTATCTGAAGAATGTGAAGAACTAAAGGTGCAGAAGGCCATGTTAACAGACAAAGTCTCTTGTATCCAGAGAACTTTGCATGATGCTGACGAAGAAAACCGTCGTAAATCCACTCAAGCAAAGCTTGCAGTAAATAAG GGTAATGATGACGCTGCTAATGACAATGGAGGTACTCATGTTAATGAAGATCCAGACATTCACTCAAAGCTAGAATTACTGGAGACTAGACTTGCTGATGTATTGGAGGAAAATAAATCATATAGGGCGCAGCTGCAAAG TCCAATTGGAGAGGGACAACTCGGTAGCAGGGATGAAAAGGATAACAAGGATGGGAGCAGGATAGCACAACTGGAGTCAGAGCTAAAAGATATGCAGGATCGGTTACTCAACGTGAGTATGCAATATGCAGAAGTGGAGGCTCAACGAGAAGAACTAGTTATGGAGCTGAAAAGTGCAACTGCAAGGAAGGGACGATGGTTCTAG